From Pseudomonadales bacterium:
GCATTTGCCAGCATGGATCAATTTTATATGCTCAGCCGCGCGGTCATGGTGAAAGATGAAAAATATTTTGATAAGTTTGATCGTGCCTTTGGTATCTATTTTGAGGGCTTGGAAGATTTTGATAACTTACTCGAGGCTTTAATTCCTGAAGATTGGCTGCGTAAAGAATTTGAAAAAGCACTGTCAGATGAAGATAAAGCTAAGCTTGAAAGTTTGGGCTCTTTAGAAAAACTGATTGAAGAGTTCAAGAAACGGCTTGAAGAGCAAAAAGAAAAACACGCCGGCGGCAATAAATGGATTGGAACCGGCGGCACTTCACCGTTCGGGCAGGAAGGATATCATCCTGAGGGCATTCGGGTTGGCCCCAATGGCAAGAATAAGCGTGCGGTCAAAGTCTGGGATAAGCGCGAGTTTAAAGATTTAGATGACTCTAATGAAATCACTTCGCGCACTATGTCGGTTGCACTCAGGCGCTTGCGTAAATTTGCACGCACTGGCTCGCAAGACGAGTTAGACCTCGATAATACTATTTCGGCGACCGCGCGGAACGCTGGTCTGTTGGATATTAAAATGCGCGCTGAACGACACAATGCGGTAAAAGTTTTATTGTTTTTTGACGTTGGCGGCTCAATGGATCCGTTTATTCGTGTATGTGAGCAATTATTCTCAGCCGCGCGCAGTGAATTTAAACACTTAGAATATTTTTATTTTCATAATTTTCTATATGACGGTGTGTGGCAAAACAATCAGCGCCGAAATTCTGAGATGATTGAGGTGAATGATATTCTGCATAAATATGCGCGTGATTATAAGATTATTTTTGTCGGCGACGCATCGATGTCACCGTATGAAATATTGCAGGCAGGCGGCAGTGTGGAATTTTGGAACGAGCAGCCTGGACGCTACTGGTTTGAAAAGCTGAAAGCCAATTTTGATAAGCTGGTTTGGTTAAATCCAGTCCCTGAAGAGCAGTGGCATTGGACGCAATCGATAGAGATTTGTCAGCAGCTCAGCGATGATAAGATGTATCCGATGACAATCGAAGGGCTTGAGTCGGCAATGGCCTACCTTAGCAAATAAGGGCTTACGGTCACAATTGCCGCAAGGCCGGGTGAAACGCGATTAAGGCCGCCGTTACGGCCACATTTAATGATTCAACTTGGTTATTCATGCCAATGCGCAGCCTTGCTTGCGCCGCCTGTTGCACGGCTTGGCTTACGCCTGTCGACTCATTACCCAGAACCAAACAGCTAGGCTTATCGAAGCCATAGTCAAATAAGCTCACAGAAGCCGCTAAATCTAAACTAGCAATACGATAGTGTGGTTTAATCGCCTCAAGCGCTTGCTCGATTGTGCGACAGCGGTAAATAGGGCACTTAAATATCGTGCCCGAGGATGCTTTGATGACCAGCGGTCCAAGTGCAGCGCAGCCTTTTTCTGGAATGATTAAGCCGTCAATAAACCCCGCAGCGATAGAGCGAATTATCATACCGATATTTTGTGGGTTAGTTATATTATCAAGCAGGACAATATGTTGGGCATGATCAGTGTCTAAAGACTCAATTGAATTAAGCTTGCTGGATAAGATATCTAGCGCAATACCTTGATCTTGCTTGCTGTTTTTAGAAATAAACGAAAGCTCGCGTTTAGAGTGATAAGTAACTTCAACACCGCGTTGCTCAGCTAGGCTTAGGCAATGGCGCAGAATACTCGCAGGTTTATTGCTATCGGCTAAGTGCAGCTTTTTGATGTTTAAATCGCTATCTTGCAGTGCTTCTTCGCAGGCCTTCCGGCCGTAAATGGTTAAAAACTGACGGTTTTTATGCTTATTCATATTTACTTGGCTTCATGGTAACAGAAGATTTCTATATGGAGATGCATTATGATACCTGATGGTGCATCACTCAAAGCAAATTAGTATCTTTCAGCCACTATGCATAGCTCTAACCATCTGTTTTTTGTCTCTACACCGCTGCACCTTTTGGTCAGCATAGCGATTATCGATACTGAGAACATTCAGCAGGCTGCACTGATTTTTATTGATCAAGTACCCGAAAAAGACAATATCTATGCTGAGATACTGGATAACTGGGAGCAATCGCCGTTTTGCAGTATTCAAATTTTTTATCGATCAATGCGTGGCAATATCAATAAGTTTCTGCAGCGTAAAAAAATCTTTAAGCAATTAGCCAATTTCATCGAAAGCTATCGACCGTCACATATTTATGTCGGCAATGATCGACGTATAGAGTTTCAATACGCTATGCAGCTTGCAACAGTCAAAGGTCTTGCGCCGCATGGCTATTATCTGGATGAGGGAACGTTTACCTACGTTGGCCGAAGCGCATCGTTCCGCTTTAGTGATAGGTGGCTAGATAATGGTTTAAAGAAGCTTAGCTATGGTTGGTGGTGGAAACATCCTGCAAC
This genomic window contains:
- a CDS encoding VWA domain-containing protein — translated: MLINFFFTLKHSGVPVTIRELLDLIRALQARLAFASMDQFYMLSRAVMVKDEKYFDKFDRAFGIYFEGLEDFDNLLEALIPEDWLRKEFEKALSDEDKAKLESLGSLEKLIEEFKKRLEEQKEKHAGGNKWIGTGGTSPFGQEGYHPEGIRVGPNGKNKRAVKVWDKREFKDLDDSNEITSRTMSVALRRLRKFARTGSQDELDLDNTISATARNAGLLDIKMRAERHNAVKVLLFFDVGGSMDPFIRVCEQLFSAARSEFKHLEYFYFHNFLYDGVWQNNQRRNSEMIEVNDILHKYARDYKIIFVGDASMSPYEILQAGGSVEFWNEQPGRYWFEKLKANFDKLVWLNPVPEEQWHWTQSIEICQQLSDDKMYPMTIEGLESAMAYLSK
- a CDS encoding RNA methyltransferase, which encodes MNKHKNRQFLTIYGRKACEEALQDSDLNIKKLHLADSNKPASILRHCLSLAEQRGVEVTYHSKRELSFISKNSKQDQGIALDILSSKLNSIESLDTDHAQHIVLLDNITNPQNIGMIIRSIAAGFIDGLIIPEKGCAALGPLVIKASSGTIFKCPIYRCRTIEQALEAIKPHYRIASLDLAASVSLFDYGFDKPSCLVLGNESTGVSQAVQQAAQARLRIGMNNQVESLNVAVTAALIAFHPALRQL